A single window of Sphaerodactylus townsendi isolate TG3544 linkage group LG05, MPM_Stown_v2.3, whole genome shotgun sequence DNA harbors:
- the IFT52 gene encoding intraflagellar transport protein 52 homolog: MVVTSQVTMEGDLRNVIVFNASKKEIFTINSGYRTLQKRLRSNWKIQSLKDEITSEKLTGVKLWITAGPREKFTAAEFEVLKKYLESGGDILVMLGEGGESRYDTNINFLLEEYGIMVNNGNARIDTVLLSALKMFIHRN, encoded by the exons ATGGTGGTGACTTCTCAG gTGACTATGGAAGGAGATCTTCGGAATGTAATTGTCTTCAACGCTTCCAAAAAAGAGATTTTTACTATCAATAGCGGCTATAGGACTCTACAGAAAAGGCTTCGTAGTAACTGGAAAATACAGAG TCTGAAAGATGAAATCACTTCAGAGAAGTTGACTGGGGTAAAACTATGGATTACAGCAGGACCCAGAGAAAAGTTTACAGCTGCTGAA tttGAGGTTCTAAAGAAGTATTTAGAAAGTGGCGGGGATATCTTGGTGATGCTGGGAGAAGGTGGCGAATCTCGATATGACACCAACATCAACTTCTTATTGGAAGAATATGGGATCATGGTCAATAATGGTAATGCCAGAATAGACACTGTCCTATTATCAGCCTTGAAAATGTTTATACATAGAAATTAG
- the SGK2 gene encoding LOW QUALITY PROTEIN: serine/threonine-protein kinase Sgk2 (The sequence of the model RefSeq protein was modified relative to this genomic sequence to represent the inferred CDS: substituted 1 base at 1 genomic stop codon) has protein sequence MHSPGPQTVFTSLGKTKDLIKHGRERIEQTIKASNSRLCSYVERAGFLMDRSRSTDNSGQFQPTSPTDINLGPSANPNAKPTDFDFLKIIGKGSFGKVLLAKHKSDGQFYAVKVLQKKSIIKKKEQNHIMAERNVLLKNVKHPFLVGLHYSFQTKEKLYFVLDYVNGGELFFHCVXSKPEPFRPRARFYAAEVASAVGYLHSLNIIYRDLKPENILLDCQGHIVLTDFGLCKEGMEPEETTSTFCGTPEYLAPEVLKKEPYDRTVDWWCLGSVLYEMLFGLPPFYSRDLSQMYDNILYKPLQIQGTKTMAACDILQGLLHKDKKQRLGAKTDFLEIQNHVFFSPINWDDLYHKRITPPFDPNVAGPADLRHFDPAFTQEAVSSSIIRTPDFEACSSSATDDFLGFSYAPNDER, from the exons ATCTCATAAAACACGGGCGAGAGCGAATTGAACAGACTATCAAAGCCTCCAATTCCAGGCTGTGTTCCTA tgttGAAAGGGCAGGATTCTTAATGGACCGTTCCAGAAGCACAGATAATAGTGGCCAG TTTCAGCCAACATCACCAACTGACATCAATCTTGGACCTTCTGCAAATCCCAA TGCCAAGCCAACAGATTTTGACTTCCTAAAGATAATTGGCAAAGGTAGCTTTGGAAAA GTCCTTCTGGCAAAACACAAGTCTGATGGGCAGTTCTATGCTGTGAAAGTTCTGCAGAAGAAATCCATTATCAAGAAAAAAGAG CAAAATCACATCATGGCTGAGCGTAATGTGCTGCTGAAAAATGTGAAACACCCATTCCTTGTGGGGCTCCATTATTCCTTCCAGACAAAAGAGAAACTCTACTTTGTACTGGACTATgtaaatggaggagag ctgttcttccACTGTGTATAGTCCAAGCCAGAACCCTTTCGTCCTCGAGCCCGTTTTTATGCAGCTGAAGTTGCCAGTGCAGTGGGATACCTCCATTCACTGAACATCATCTACAG GGACTTAAAACCTGAAAATATCCTCTTGGACTGCCAG ggTCATATTGTACTAACAGATTTTGGACTCTGTAAAGAAGGAATGGAGCCAGAGGAAACAACATCTACATTCTGTGGCACCCCAGAG TATTTGGCTCCAGAAGTGCTGAAGAAGGAGCCCTATGACAGAACCGTTGACTGGTGGTGCCTTGGATCAGTTCTCTATGAAATGCTGTTTGGCTTG CCTCCCTTTTACAGCCGAGATTTGTCTCAGATGTATGACAACATTCTGTACAAGCCGCTGCAGATTCAAGGAACCAAGACCATGGCAGCTTGTGACATCTTGCAAGGACTTCTCCATAAAGATAAGAAGCAGAGGCTGGGAGCCAAGACTGATTTT CTTGAGATACAGAACCATGTATTCTTTAGCCCCATAAACTGGGATGACCTGTATCATAAGAGAATCACTCCTCCATTTGATCCCAATGTG GCTGGTCCTGCTGATCTACGGCATTTTGACCCAGCGTTCACACAGGAAGCTGTCTCCAGCTCCATCATTCGCACCCCTGACTTTGAAGCTTGCAGTTCCAGTGCCACAGATgattttttgggtttttcttaTGCACCAAATGATGAACGTTAA